One window of Candidatus Tokpelaia hoelldoblerii genomic DNA carries:
- a CDS encoding Hypothetical protein (bhsal11750): protein MKVDIDMGLLARDAALGKETPAILDLEELLATRLLVQGNSGSGKSHLLRRLLEQSAEWVQQCVIDPEGDFVTLSDRFGHVVVDATRTEQELTRIAGRIRQHRVSTVLNLEGLDTEQQMRAAAAFLGGLFDADRDHWYPMLVVVDEAQLFAPAAAGEVSDEARKVSLGAMTNLMCRGRKRGLAGVIATQRLAKLAKNVAAEASNFLMGRTFLDIDMARAADLLGMERRQAEMFRDLERGHFIALGPALSRRPLPIKIGVVETSARSSSPRLMPLPEAPVDAQDLIFTPSAQEIRMPVRRAAPPPPKPTNEILEEVVRARAEEPVEEPSLFPEFSQAERNEMLDNVMREIVDDPEAAYRSVAVLYQDFLVRCRIHRVPGAPLELTAFRRRLAVAKAGIDEDAAAGEAWQQALELSKSVTDDVQGVFLAVAQAAVTDKPCPGDATLARLYGTHSLSRARRLLAYFEERGLLVVRTDFSGRRIVAFPDLGLETAAGNPDAADDMMMAGHAAE from the coding sequence ATGAAAGTCGATATTGATATGGGGCTGCTCGCCAGGGATGCGGCTTTGGGCAAGGAAACCCCGGCCATCCTTGATCTGGAGGAACTGCTGGCCACGCGTTTGCTGGTGCAGGGCAATTCCGGTTCGGGCAAGTCACACCTGTTGCGCCGCCTGCTGGAACAGAGCGCTGAATGGGTGCAGCAATGTGTGATCGATCCTGAAGGCGATTTTGTTACATTGTCTGACCGTTTCGGCCATGTGGTGGTGGACGCCACCCGCACCGAGCAGGAACTGACCCGTATTGCCGGCCGCATTCGCCAGCACCGGGTGTCAACCGTGCTTAATCTGGAAGGGCTTGATACCGAGCAGCAAATGCGCGCTGCCGCTGCTTTTCTTGGCGGCTTGTTTGATGCTGACCGCGATCACTGGTATCCGATGCTGGTGGTGGTGGATGAGGCGCAGCTGTTTGCTCCTGCCGCTGCCGGTGAAGTGTCGGATGAAGCACGGAAAGTCTCGCTTGGCGCCATGACCAACCTGATGTGCCGTGGCCGCAAACGCGGCCTTGCCGGTGTTATCGCCACGCAGCGGCTGGCAAAACTGGCGAAAAATGTTGCGGCGGAAGCCTCCAACTTTCTCATGGGGCGGACATTCCTTGATATTGATATGGCGCGCGCGGCTGATCTGCTGGGCATGGAACGCCGGCAGGCGGAGATGTTCCGCGATCTGGAGCGCGGGCATTTTATTGCTCTGGGGCCTGCCTTGTCGCGCCGTCCGTTGCCGATAAAAATCGGCGTGGTGGAAACTTCGGCGCGTTCTTCCAGCCCCAGACTGATGCCCTTGCCGGAAGCGCCGGTTGACGCGCAGGACTTGATTTTTACGCCCTCTGCGCAGGAAATCCGTATGCCTGTGCGCCGTGCGGCACCGCCGCCGCCCAAACCGACCAATGAGATACTGGAAGAGGTGGTGCGGGCGCGGGCGGAAGAACCGGTTGAAGAACCTTCCCTGTTTCCTGAGTTCTCGCAAGCTGAACGCAATGAGATGCTTGATAACGTCATGCGCGAAATTGTTGATGACCCGGAGGCGGCCTATCGCTCTGTCGCCGTGCTTTATCAGGATTTTCTGGTGCGCTGCCGTATTCACCGTGTGCCGGGCGCGCCGCTGGAGCTGACGGCCTTCCGCCGCCGCCTGGCGGTGGCAAAAGCCGGCATTGATGAGGACGCGGCGGCGGGCGAGGCCTGGCAGCAGGCTCTGGAGCTTTCCAAAAGTGTTACCGATGATGTGCAGGGCGTGTTTCTGGCGGTGGCGCAGGCGGCGGTGACGGATAAACCCTGTCCGGGCGACGCGACACTGGCCCGCCTTTATGGCACGCATTCGCTTTCGCGGGCGCGGCGGCTGCTTGCCTATTTTGAAGAACGCGGGCTTCTGGTGGTGCGCACGGATTTTTCCGGCAGGCGCATTGTTGCTTTCCCCGATTTAGGGCTGGAAACCGCAGCGGGCAACCCGGATGCGGCCGATGATATGATGATGGCAGGCCACGCGGCAGAGTAG
- a CDS encoding Hypothetical protein (bhsal11730), whose protein sequence is MTRRLFFCLLSGFLLAACGRHGFAPAPSAMTDQHRQAIRLLPAEDIPPAAMQVLEHAFAQSAPRFGFALNARQNADRTLYLRGYFSAVSNEDEKNSTLHYVFDILNRSGERLHRIRGFYPLGPNSSARPLWNGIKSGDCTAIANDILRKITLWQER, encoded by the coding sequence ATGACACGCCGCCTGTTTTTCTGCCTTCTGTCGGGATTTCTGCTTGCCGCCTGCGGGCGTCACGGTTTTGCACCCGCCCCTTCCGCAATGACGGACCAACACCGGCAGGCCATCCGCCTGTTACCGGCAGAGGATATCCCGCCCGCCGCCATGCAGGTGCTTGAACACGCCTTTGCCCAATCAGCCCCGCGCTTCGGCTTTGCCCTCAATGCCAGGCAGAACGCTGACAGGACACTGTATCTGCGCGGCTATTTTTCAGCCGTGAGCAATGAGGACGAAAAAAACAGTACCCTGCATTATGTCTTTGATATTTTAAACCGTTCCGGCGAGCGCCTGCACCGCATACGCGGCTTTTACCCGCTTGGCCCCAACAGTAGCGCCCGCCCGCTCTGGAACGGAATAAAATCAGGCGATTGCACTGCGATTGCCAATGATATTCTGAGAAAAATCACCCTATGGCAAGAGCGCTGA
- a CDS encoding Xaa-Pro dipeptidase (bhsal11720) — protein sequence MSLWFSAEEYKRRRNTLLSHLKKDKLDAVLLFAQESMYWLTGYETFGFCLFQCLVVKADGEQVLLTRAPDLRQAQATSNITNIVVWQDGQDANPALDLRNLLNDLGLLGCRVGIEYRAHGLTGADCRRLDEQLANFAKIIDISGMVDHLRLVKSDEEIAFVRKAAALTDEGLKTALKLVRKGANEADILTALTHANFSGGGDFPANDYVIGSGSDALLCRSHSGRRKLAARDQLTLEWSGVFRHYHAPMMRTVLVGKPDPRHIELYEAADTAMTALEKAMQPTTSFGSLFDIYARIIEDHNLTRHRFNACGYPVGARFAPSWMEDGQIQSGNNTPIKPGMVLLVHAMLFDSDATIAMAMAQTYLITQNGAKSLSHHPRELIVK from the coding sequence ATGTCTTTATGGTTTTCAGCAGAAGAATATAAAAGACGCCGGAACACGCTTTTATCGCACCTGAAGAAAGACAAGCTCGACGCGGTTCTGCTGTTCGCCCAGGAAAGCATGTACTGGCTCACCGGCTATGAGACATTCGGCTTCTGCCTGTTCCAGTGCCTGGTTGTCAAGGCAGACGGCGAGCAGGTATTGCTCACCCGCGCGCCGGATTTAAGACAGGCGCAGGCAACCTCCAATATCACCAATATTGTTGTCTGGCAGGACGGGCAGGACGCCAACCCCGCCCTTGACCTGCGCAACCTGCTCAATGACCTCGGCCTGCTGGGCTGCCGCGTTGGTATCGAATACCGCGCCCACGGCCTGACCGGCGCCGACTGCCGCCGGCTGGATGAACAACTGGCCAACTTTGCCAAAATCATCGACATATCCGGCATGGTGGATCATCTGCGCCTTGTCAAAAGCGATGAGGAAATCGCATTTGTCCGCAAAGCGGCAGCCCTCACGGATGAAGGCCTGAAAACAGCCTTGAAGCTTGTCAGAAAAGGCGCGAATGAAGCCGATATCCTGACAGCATTGACACATGCCAATTTCAGCGGCGGCGGCGATTTTCCCGCCAATGATTATGTGATCGGTTCAGGCAGTGACGCGCTGTTATGCCGCTCGCACAGCGGGCGGCGCAAGCTTGCCGCCCGTGACCAGCTGACACTGGAATGGTCAGGCGTTTTCCGCCATTATCACGCGCCGATGATGCGCACCGTCCTGGTCGGCAAGCCCGATCCCCGCCATATTGAACTTTATGAAGCCGCCGACACAGCCATGACTGCGCTGGAAAAGGCCATGCAGCCAACCACCTCTTTCGGCAGCCTGTTTGACATTTACGCGCGCATTATAGAAGACCATAATCTGACCCGCCACCGTTTTAATGCCTGCGGCTACCCGGTGGGGGCGCGTTTTGCCCCGTCATGGATGGAAGACGGGCAAATCCAGAGCGGCAACAACACACCGATCAAGCCCGGGATGGTTCTGCTCGTTCACGCCATGCTGTTTGATTCTGACGCCACCATTGCCATGGCCATGGCGCAGACCTATCTGATTACACAAAACGGAGCAAAATCCTTGTCACACCATCCCCGGGAACTGATTGTAAAATAG
- a CDS encoding Polyphenol oxidase (bhsal11710), which produces MPDTLQPVLAPLLATARQNGIAHGFFTREGGVSHGIYHSLNVGRGSDDVKAHVAENRRRVAAHLGVKPGRLATVHQVHSADVITLDAPFDSTPPKADAMVTGKAGLALAVLTADCGPVLFADEKARIIGAAHAGWRGALAGVLENTMAAMEQLGARRSNITAILGPAIGTAHYETGAEFYDTFTAVNPACVQFFTPSVKTGHFMFNLQAFILERLQASGVKAGALGLCTYADERRFFSYRRTTHRNEADYGRQMSAIVLNHS; this is translated from the coding sequence ATGCCCGACACGCTACAGCCTGTTCTTGCGCCTCTTCTCGCAACCGCACGCCAAAACGGCATTGCCCACGGCTTTTTCACCCGTGAAGGCGGTGTTTCGCACGGGATTTACCACAGCCTCAATGTCGGGCGCGGTTCAGATGATGTGAAAGCCCATGTTGCCGAAAACCGGCGGCGGGTGGCGGCGCACCTTGGTGTCAAGCCCGGCCGGCTTGCCACAGTGCATCAGGTGCATTCGGCCGATGTTATCACGCTTGACGCGCCCTTTGACAGCACACCGCCCAAGGCAGACGCGATGGTGACAGGCAAAGCCGGCCTGGCTCTGGCTGTTTTGACAGCCGATTGCGGGCCGGTGCTGTTTGCTGATGAAAAAGCGCGCATTATCGGCGCGGCGCATGCCGGCTGGCGCGGGGCGCTCGCCGGCGTGCTGGAAAACACCATGGCGGCGATGGAACAGCTTGGCGCCAGGCGCAGCAATATCACCGCCATTCTCGGGCCAGCCATCGGCACGGCGCATTATGAAACAGGGGCAGAATTTTACGACACATTCACCGCCGTCAATCCCGCCTGCGTGCAGTTTTTCACCCCGTCGGTGAAAACTGGCCATTTTATGTTCAACCTTCAGGCTTTTATCCTTGAACGGCTGCAGGCAAGCGGGGTCAAGGCGGGCGCACTGGGATTGTGCACTTATGCGGATGAACGCCGCTTTTTCTCATACCGGCGCACAACACACCGCAACGAGGCTGATTATGGCCGCCAGATGTCCGCCATTGTCTTGAATCACAGTTAG
- the rplY gene encoding 50S ribosomal protein L25 (bhsal11760) codes for MSKSYTLKAEARTRVGKGSSRELRRNGKIPAVIYGDKKAPVAIVLPYKDIFYKIHGGGFRTTVATIELDGKKIQVLPKDYQLDPVRDFPLHVDFLRVSAKSVVQVNIPVHFLNEEECPGLKEGGVLNTVHHEIALIVSATAIPEALTVDLTGLQIGDAIHLSSITLPEGAEVASQEEDFTIATIAAPAALISEENAAADEESAEGGEAPAAEGESEGEEAKPEETEGE; via the coding sequence ATGAGTAAGAGCTATACGCTTAAAGCTGAAGCACGGACACGGGTTGGTAAGGGGTCCTCCCGCGAGCTTCGCCGCAACGGTAAAATACCTGCTGTCATCTATGGTGACAAAAAGGCCCCTGTGGCCATTGTCCTCCCCTATAAGGACATTTTCTACAAAATTCACGGCGGCGGCTTCCGCACCACAGTCGCAACGATTGAGCTTGACGGCAAGAAAATTCAGGTTCTGCCGAAGGATTATCAGCTTGACCCGGTACGCGACTTCCCGCTGCATGTCGATTTCCTGCGCGTTTCGGCGAAATCGGTTGTTCAGGTCAACATTCCGGTTCACTTCCTCAATGAAGAGGAATGCCCCGGCCTCAAGGAAGGCGGTGTTCTCAACACTGTTCATCACGAAATTGCGCTGATTGTATCGGCAACGGCAATTCCTGAAGCCCTGACTGTTGACCTCACAGGCCTTCAAATCGGCGATGCCATCCACCTTTCGTCCATCACCCTGCCGGAAGGGGCGGAAGTTGCCTCGCAGGAAGAGGACTTCACCATCGCGACCATCGCCGCGCCTGCCGCACTGATTTCTGAAGAGAATGCAGCTGCTGACGAGGAGAGCGCCGAGGGCGGGGAAGCGCCTGCCGCTGAAGGCGAGAGCGAAGGCGAAGAAGCCAAGCCTGAAGAGACTGAAGGCGAATAA
- the prs gene encoding Ribose-phosphate pyrophosphokinase (bhsal11740) gives MKLFCGNSNPQLAEAIAGHLHIPLGKATVRRFADQEIFVEIHENVRGQDVFVLQSTSYPTNDHLMELLIMIDALRRSSARRITAVIPYFGYARQDRKPGPRTPISAKLVANLITEAGANRVLTLDLHAGQIQGFFDIPTDNLYAVPVIARDVAAHYSTDNVMVVSPDTGGVVRARALAKRLDCLLAIVDKRRERPGESEVMNVIGEVKGKDCLLLDDIVDSGGTLCNAAEALLKKGAKSVTAYITHGVLSSGAVARITGSRLKELVITDSIQPTPAIEQAPNIRILSIAPLLGEAIARTAAEQSVSSLFD, from the coding sequence ATGAAACTTTTCTGCGGCAACTCTAATCCCCAATTGGCGGAAGCAATTGCAGGACACCTGCACATCCCGCTGGGCAAGGCTACCGTACGCCGGTTTGCCGATCAGGAAATTTTTGTTGAAATTCATGAAAATGTCCGTGGTCAGGATGTTTTTGTCCTGCAATCCACCTCCTACCCCACCAATGACCATTTGATGGAACTGCTGATTATGATTGACGCATTGCGGCGTTCGTCCGCGCGGCGCATCACAGCCGTGATCCCCTATTTCGGTTATGCGCGGCAGGACCGCAAACCCGGGCCCCGCACACCGATTTCCGCAAAACTGGTTGCCAATCTGATTACAGAGGCCGGCGCCAACCGTGTGCTCACCCTTGATCTTCATGCCGGGCAGATTCAGGGCTTTTTTGATATTCCGACCGATAATCTTTATGCAGTGCCGGTGATTGCGCGCGATGTCGCCGCCCATTATTCAACCGACAACGTCATGGTCGTTTCACCTGATACCGGTGGCGTGGTGCGCGCCCGCGCCCTCGCCAAACGCCTTGACTGCCTGCTTGCCATTGTTGACAAGCGCCGTGAGCGCCCGGGCGAATCAGAAGTGATGAATGTGATCGGCGAAGTCAAAGGCAAGGATTGCTTGCTGCTTGATGACATTGTTGATTCCGGCGGCACCTTGTGCAATGCGGCGGAAGCCCTTCTCAAAAAGGGGGCGAAAAGCGTTACCGCCTATATCACCCACGGGGTGCTTTCCAGCGGCGCGGTGGCGCGTATCACCGGCTCCAGGCTGAAAGAACTGGTGATTACGGATTCCATCCAGCCGACACCGGCGATTGAACAGGCGCCGAATATCCGTATTTTATCAATCGCCCCGCTTCTGGGAGAAGCGATTGCCCGCACCGCGGCAGAACAATCCGTCTCCAGCCTGTTCGATTGA